In one Kitasatospora cineracea genomic region, the following are encoded:
- the whiG gene encoding RNA polymerase sigma factor WhiG, with the protein MTRQNGADQRMPTHIPGHRMTGDGRSPDGTGAETHNAAELRVRSSGVVGMTRPGNTPTAAPQSQTRPVPSSPLPRPPAPPGPTARPAPARPPVDRTGQVLPCPQAAQPAAVATSRPRGEEDTATTTGTGVRSAGPARAGGARIGGTGAVGAKAGGAKVGGQGGAGQAGNGDRSSGGSGGDRPRPGPATAEPPAPSPASTPSSAGRPVRGQAKRGARAKAKESSARSAQLRRQTGGPPPARSPEPPVRNPGEGSSTGPGAPPSVPLPAPAPVPGPAPARAPVETSAGAAALAGTEVPGGAEARVVAKQGEKASTRTDDRQDAPGTSGAPGASSGRTGADGGAETVARAGATVPAPSPAPGARSGAADEGGKGGDRAKDTDQSALQALWRSYKETGDHGLRDQLILHYSPLVKYVAGRVGVGLPANVEQADFVSSGVFGLIDAIEKFDIDRAIKFETYAISRIRGAIIDELRALDWIPRSVRQKAKAVERAYATLEARLRRTPHDPEVAAEMGIPLDDLHTIFSQLSLANVVALDELLHSAGEGGDRLTLMETLPDSGADNPVEIAEDRELRRLLASAVNTLPEREKTVVTLYYYEGLTLAEIGQVLGVTESRVSQIHTKSVLQLRAKMSDAR; encoded by the coding sequence ATGACTCGGCAGAACGGCGCAGACCAACGCATGCCCACTCACATTCCCGGACACAGGATGACCGGTGACGGTCGGTCCCCGGACGGGACGGGGGCCGAGACCCACAACGCCGCGGAACTGCGGGTCAGGTCCTCGGGAGTCGTGGGAATGACAAGGCCGGGCAATACCCCGACCGCGGCCCCACAGTCCCAGACCCGTCCCGTCCCGTCCTCGCCCCTCCCGCGTCCACCGGCTCCGCCCGGGCCCACCGCCCGGCCGGCCCCGGCACGTCCACCGGTTGACCGGACCGGTCAGGTGCTGCCCTGCCCGCAGGCGGCACAACCCGCCGCGGTGGCGACATCGCGGCCGCGCGGAGAAGAGGACACCGCTACGACCACTGGCACGGGCGTTCGTTCGGCCGGGCCGGCCAGAGCCGGCGGTGCTCGAATCGGCGGTACCGGCGCGGTCGGTGCCAAGGCCGGTGGGGCCAAGGTCGGTGGCCAGGGCGGAGCCGGGCAGGCCGGCAACGGCGATCGGAGCAGTGGTGGGTCGGGCGGTGACCGGCCGCGGCCCGGTCCGGCCACCGCCGAGCCCCCGGCTCCGTCCCCGGCCTCGACTCCGTCCTCCGCCGGGCGTCCGGTGCGCGGTCAGGCCAAGCGGGGGGCGCGGGCGAAGGCGAAGGAGTCCTCCGCCCGGAGCGCCCAGCTCCGCAGGCAGACGGGCGGCCCGCCGCCCGCGCGCTCGCCGGAGCCTCCGGTCCGGAACCCCGGTGAGGGCTCGAGCACCGGGCCAGGTGCACCACCGTCGGTGCCGCTGCCCGCTCCGGCCCCCGTTCCGGGCCCGGCCCCGGCCCGGGCCCCGGTGGAGACGTCGGCCGGCGCCGCGGCGCTGGCCGGGACGGAGGTTCCTGGCGGAGCCGAAGCCCGGGTGGTGGCGAAGCAGGGCGAGAAGGCGTCCACGAGGACCGATGACCGGCAGGACGCGCCGGGTACCTCCGGTGCACCGGGTGCGTCGAGCGGGCGGACGGGCGCGGACGGCGGCGCGGAGACGGTTGCGCGAGCCGGAGCGACGGTGCCCGCGCCGTCCCCCGCACCAGGTGCGCGCAGCGGTGCGGCGGACGAGGGCGGAAAGGGCGGCGACCGGGCGAAGGACACCGACCAGTCCGCGCTGCAGGCGCTGTGGCGCTCGTACAAGGAGACCGGGGACCACGGGCTCCGGGACCAGTTGATCCTGCACTACTCGCCGCTGGTGAAGTACGTGGCGGGCCGGGTCGGGGTCGGGCTGCCGGCCAATGTGGAGCAGGCGGACTTCGTCTCCTCCGGGGTGTTCGGGCTGATCGACGCCATCGAGAAGTTCGACATCGACCGGGCGATCAAGTTCGAGACCTACGCGATCAGCCGGATCCGCGGTGCGATCATCGACGAACTGCGGGCGCTGGACTGGATCCCCAGGTCGGTCCGCCAGAAGGCCAAGGCGGTCGAGCGGGCCTACGCCACGCTGGAGGCCCGGCTGCGGCGGACTCCGCACGACCCCGAGGTGGCGGCCGAGATGGGCATCCCGCTCGACGACCTGCACACCATTTTCAGCCAGTTGTCGCTCGCCAACGTGGTGGCGCTGGACGAACTGCTGCACTCGGCGGGTGAGGGCGGCGACCGGCTCACCCTGATGGAGACGCTGCCGGACAGCGGTGCGGACAACCCGGTCGAGATCGCCGAGGACCGCGAACTCCGGCGGTTGCTCGCCTCGGCGGTCAACACCCTGCCCGAACGGGAGAAGACCGTCGTGACGCTCTACTACTACGAAGGCCTGACGCTGGCGGAGATCGGCCAGGTGCTCGGGGTGACGGAGAGCCGGGTCAGCCAGATCCACACCAAATCGGTGCTGCAGCTGCGGGCGAAGATGTCCGATGCCCGGTGA
- a CDS encoding DUF2469 domain-containing protein, with product MSAEDLEKYETEMELKLYREYRDVVGLFKYVIETERRFYLTNDYDLQVHSVQGEVFFEVSMADAWVWDMYRPARFVRKVRVLTFKDVNIEELAKSDLELPSDDSAFGN from the coding sequence ATGAGTGCCGAAGACCTCGAGAAGTACGAGACCGAGATGGAGCTCAAGCTCTACCGGGAGTACCGGGATGTCGTCGGCCTGTTCAAGTACGTGATTGAGACCGAGCGGCGCTTCTATCTGACGAACGACTACGACCTCCAGGTGCACTCGGTGCAGGGCGAGGTGTTCTTCGAAGTGTCGATGGCGGATGCGTGGGTCTGGGACATGTACCGACCGGCCCGGTTCGTCCGGAAGGTCCGCGTGCTGACGTTCAAGGACGTGAACATCGAGGAGCTGGCCAAGAGCGACCTCGAGCTGCCCTCGGACGACTCCGCCTTCGGTAACTGA
- a CDS encoding YraN family protein: protein MVAVQNPNKISTNGLGRYGEEVAARRLAEGGLCILERNWRCADGELDIVALDGDTLAICEVKTRSEWGFQQPAEAIDRTKADRLRHLAERWLVERWPVHFSQLVLAAERAGGVDPQPDAESGGPAPPPPGGVRIDLVAVVNPRRGAAAVEHLRGAV, encoded by the coding sequence GTGGTTGCCGTGCAGAACCCCAACAAGATTTCCACCAACGGCCTCGGACGCTACGGCGAGGAGGTCGCCGCCCGCCGACTCGCGGAGGGCGGCCTGTGCATCCTGGAACGCAACTGGCGCTGCGCCGACGGCGAGCTCGACATCGTCGCGCTCGACGGGGACACCCTGGCGATCTGCGAGGTGAAGACCCGCTCCGAGTGGGGCTTCCAGCAGCCCGCCGAGGCGATCGACCGGACCAAGGCCGATCGGCTGCGCCACCTCGCCGAACGGTGGCTCGTCGAACGCTGGCCGGTGCACTTCTCCCAACTCGTGCTCGCCGCCGAACGGGCCGGGGGCGTCGATCCGCAACCCGACGCGGAGAGCGGCGGGCCGGCCCCGCCACCGCCCGGCGGCGTCCGCATCGACCTGGTCGCCGTGGTCAACCCCCGCCGGGGTGCCGCCGCGGTCGAGCACCTGCGCGGGGCGGTCTGA
- a CDS encoding YifB family Mg chelatase-like AAA ATPase yields MAFARTCSVALVGVDGVVVEVQADLEPGLAAFSLVGLADKALLEARDRVRAAVSNSGEKWPLRKLTVGLTPASVPKSGSGYDLAVACAVLAAAERLDPASIDGMLIIGELGLDGRVRPVRGVLPAVLAAADAGYRQIVVAEQTAAEAKLVPGVSVLGVRSLRQLIAILTNAPLPDEPPDPSTGRPDSSFAGLLLPGLGVRDLTSDQAVRPDLADVAGQYEARQALEIAAAGGHHLYLKGPPGAGKTMLAERLPALLPPLTPSEALEVTAIHSVAGLLPPDRPLIDTPPYCAPHHSTTMPAIVGGGTGLPRPGAVSLAHRGVLFLDEAPEFPVRVLDALRQPLESGEVMIARAAGSMRLPARFLLCLAANPCPCGRYSLRGEGCECTPVMVNRYQARLSGPLLDRVDLQVQVAGVTKAELMQQGGKAESTATVAARVREARARAAARLADTPWRTNAEVPGHELRTRWQLAPGSLADAERDLDRGLLTARGLDRVLRVAWTVADLAGRNCPNRSDIQTALTLRTGVQRVLRPTDRRNDPRYPYEDAGTDTDPGGES; encoded by the coding sequence ATGGCATTCGCCCGCACCTGCTCGGTCGCCCTGGTCGGAGTGGACGGCGTCGTGGTCGAGGTCCAAGCCGACCTCGAACCCGGACTCGCCGCCTTCAGCCTGGTGGGCCTCGCCGACAAGGCCCTCCTGGAAGCCCGCGACCGGGTCCGCGCCGCCGTCTCCAACAGCGGGGAGAAGTGGCCGCTGCGAAAACTCACCGTGGGCCTCACCCCGGCCTCCGTACCCAAGAGCGGCAGCGGGTACGACCTGGCGGTGGCCTGTGCCGTCCTGGCGGCCGCCGAACGGCTCGACCCCGCGTCGATCGACGGCATGCTGATCATCGGAGAGCTCGGACTGGACGGCCGCGTACGCCCGGTGCGCGGAGTCCTGCCCGCGGTCCTGGCGGCGGCCGACGCCGGCTACCGACAGATCGTGGTCGCCGAGCAGACCGCCGCCGAAGCGAAACTGGTGCCCGGCGTCTCCGTCCTCGGAGTGCGCAGCCTGCGCCAGCTCATCGCGATCCTCACCAACGCCCCGCTCCCCGACGAGCCACCGGACCCGTCCACCGGCCGTCCCGACTCCTCCTTCGCCGGACTGCTGCTCCCCGGCCTCGGCGTCCGCGACCTCACCTCGGACCAGGCCGTCCGGCCCGACCTGGCCGACGTGGCCGGGCAGTACGAGGCCCGCCAAGCCCTGGAGATCGCTGCCGCGGGCGGACACCACCTCTACCTGAAGGGCCCGCCGGGCGCCGGCAAGACGATGCTGGCCGAACGGCTCCCGGCCCTGCTCCCCCCGCTCACCCCCAGCGAAGCCCTCGAAGTGACCGCGATCCACTCCGTGGCCGGCCTGCTCCCACCCGACCGCCCGCTGATCGACACCCCGCCCTACTGCGCACCGCACCACTCGACGACCATGCCCGCCATCGTCGGCGGCGGAACGGGACTGCCCAGGCCCGGAGCCGTCTCCCTCGCCCACCGCGGCGTGCTGTTCCTCGACGAGGCACCCGAATTCCCGGTCCGGGTCCTCGACGCGCTGCGCCAACCCCTGGAATCGGGGGAGGTGATGATCGCCAGAGCCGCGGGCTCGATGCGGCTCCCCGCCCGCTTCCTGCTTTGCCTGGCCGCCAACCCCTGTCCCTGCGGCCGCTATTCACTGAGAGGAGAAGGGTGCGAATGCACACCCGTCATGGTCAACCGCTACCAAGCGCGGCTGTCCGGTCCGCTGTTGGACCGAGTGGACCTCCAGGTGCAGGTTGCCGGGGTCACCAAGGCCGAACTGATGCAGCAAGGCGGAAAGGCCGAGAGCACGGCGACGGTCGCCGCACGCGTGCGGGAGGCCCGGGCACGGGCCGCCGCTCGCCTCGCCGACACCCCGTGGCGGACCAACGCCGAAGTGCCCGGGCACGAACTGCGCACGCGCTGGCAGCTCGCACCCGGATCGCTGGCCGACGCCGAACGTGACCTCGACCGGGGCCTGCTCACCGCACGCGGTCTCGACCGCGTCCTACGGGTGGCCTGGACGGTCGCCGACCTGGCCGGCCGGAACTGCCCGAACCGGTCCGACATCCAGACCGCGCTCACCCTCCGCACCGGGGTGCAGCGTGTCCTCCGCCCGACGGACCGCAGGAACGACCCGCGCTACCCGTACGAGGACGCCGGCACGGACACCGACCCGGGCGGCGAGTCCTGA
- the dprA gene encoding DNA-processing protein DprA encodes MAPPDPPEPERIARAALTRLIEPGDAAIGRAVQRLGVVRLLQGFYEGAPASRLGLGADRITAYQERLRKFNPATDLERITKLGGKFIIPGDSEWPSQLDDLGDSRPIGLWIRGLPTHRLPSLRLLALRSVAVVGARACTAYGRHVAGQLGSELAERGWVVVSGAAYGVDTAAHLGALAVNGMTIAVLASGVDICYPRGNESLIERIGRDGLLVSELALGMNPTRFRFVLRNRVIAALTRGTVVVEAAPRSGALSTARRARDLNRHTMGIPGPITSELSAGVHTLIRSGAATMVTSGAEVGELIGAIGADLAPERVGPILPRDALEPPVARVLEAVPASADGAPVQRLAHYAALSEAATVQHLHELSSLGFVERHGAHWRLVRRK; translated from the coding sequence GTGGCCCCGCCGGATCCGCCCGAGCCCGAGCGGATCGCCCGGGCAGCGCTCACCAGGCTGATCGAGCCGGGCGATGCCGCGATCGGCCGAGCGGTCCAACGGCTGGGCGTGGTCCGGCTGTTGCAGGGGTTCTACGAGGGGGCGCCGGCAAGCAGGTTGGGGCTCGGGGCCGACCGGATCACCGCCTACCAGGAAAGGCTGCGAAAGTTCAACCCGGCCACCGACCTGGAGCGGATCACCAAGCTCGGTGGGAAGTTCATCATTCCGGGCGACAGCGAGTGGCCTTCCCAGCTCGACGACCTCGGCGACAGCCGCCCGATCGGGCTGTGGATCCGGGGCCTGCCGACGCATCGGCTGCCGTCCCTCCGCCTGCTCGCCCTGCGGTCCGTGGCCGTCGTCGGGGCGCGGGCCTGCACCGCGTACGGGCGGCACGTCGCCGGTCAGCTCGGCTCCGAACTGGCCGAGCGCGGCTGGGTGGTGGTGTCCGGCGCGGCCTACGGGGTGGACACCGCCGCACACCTCGGGGCGCTCGCGGTCAACGGAATGACGATCGCCGTGCTCGCCAGCGGCGTCGACATCTGCTACCCGCGCGGGAACGAGTCGCTGATCGAGCGGATCGGCCGGGACGGGCTGCTGGTGAGCGAACTGGCACTCGGGATGAACCCGACCCGGTTCAGGTTCGTGCTGCGGAACCGGGTGATAGCGGCGCTCACCCGCGGCACGGTGGTGGTCGAGGCCGCGCCGCGCAGCGGCGCACTCAGTACCGCCAGGCGGGCCCGGGACCTCAACCGGCACACCATGGGCATCCCCGGCCCGATCACCTCCGAACTCTCGGCAGGCGTGCACACCCTGATCAGGAGCGGGGCGGCCACCATGGTCACCAGCGGTGCCGAGGTGGGCGAGTTGATCGGGGCGATCGGAGCCGACCTGGCACCGGAGCGGGTCGGGCCGATCCTGCCGAGGGACGCGCTGGAGCCGCCGGTGGCCCGAGTGCTGGAAGCCGTTCCGGCGAGCGCGGACGGTGCGCCGGTCCAACGGCTCGCCCACTACGCGGCGCTCTCCGAGGCCGCGACCGTCCAGCACCTCCACGAACTGAGTTCGCTCGGTTTCGTCGAGCGGCACGGAGCGCACTGGAGGCTGGTGCGCCGCAAGTGA
- a CDS encoding NUDIX hydrolase: MVVEHRRAVRVLLLDPDGRVLLLHGTDPAEPGTTWWITPGGGIEPGESPAEAARRELAEEIGLTDVDWGPLVAYGTAEFSFRGREYRQEQWFRLARTTRTAVSLVEGGADEHALLLAVRWWTVGELRATGETVHPRGLVELVARVLTEGPPERPVRL; this comes from the coding sequence ATGGTGGTCGAGCATCGCCGGGCCGTCCGGGTGCTGCTGTTGGACCCGGACGGCCGCGTCCTGCTGCTGCACGGGACGGACCCGGCCGAGCCCGGGACCACCTGGTGGATCACACCCGGCGGCGGCATCGAGCCGGGCGAGAGCCCGGCCGAGGCGGCCCGGCGCGAGCTGGCCGAGGAGATCGGGCTGACGGACGTGGACTGGGGACCGCTGGTCGCGTACGGCACGGCGGAGTTCTCCTTCCGGGGCAGGGAGTATCGACAGGAGCAGTGGTTCCGACTGGCCCGCACCACCCGGACCGCGGTGTCACTGGTGGAGGGCGGAGCGGACGAACACGCGCTGCTGCTGGCCGTCCGCTGGTGGACGGTGGGGGAGTTGAGGGCCACGGGGGAGACCGTCCACCCTCGCGGACTGGTCGAACTGGTGGCACGGGTTCTGACGGAAGGACCGCCAGAACGGCCAGTAAGGCTCTGA